In Methanothermobacter sp., the genomic stretch TATATCGTACTTGACCTCTTCAAGATCTGTATCCTCTGTGAGGATATTCATGTACCTAAGCTGGTTCACTATACCATTCACATCATAGTTCATGAGTAGAATGAAGAGTTCAGCCAGTTTATCCCTGAATGAACGGTCAAGGTGACCCATCATTCCGAAGTCCAGGAAGCAGAGCACATTACCCTTCTGGACCAGTATATTGCCCGGGTGGGGGTCGGCGTGGAAGAAGCCGTGTATGAATATCTGCTTGAAGTAGCAACGGGCACCCCGCTCTGCTATTGTCCTTGCATTGAATTTTATGTCTGATTCAAGGATTTCTGTGAGTTTAACCCCCTCAACGTACTCCATGGTCAGCACCTTGCTGGTGGAATATTCCCTGTAGACGTAGGGGGCGTAAACGGTTTCATCATCAAGGAACATGGTCCTGAATCTCTCAGCGTTGTTGGCCTCCTGATGGTAGTCCAGTTCCTTCCTTATGGCCCTTTCAAATTCCGCCACTATCCCCGGGAGATTGTAGTACTCTAGACCCGGTATACGGTCATTTGCAAGCTTTGCAAGGTACTTCATGAGTATAATATCACTCTTTACGGTGGCGGCTATACCCGGACGCTGCACCTTAACGGCAACAGCCTCTCCGCTTTTCAAACGCGCCCTGTGGACCTGGCCTATGGATGCCGATGCAATGGGCTCCTCCTGGAATTCTGAAAAGATATCCTCCAGTGGCATGCCAAGTTCAGATTCGATAACCCTCCTGACGTCCCTGAAGGGGAACGGCGGTGCCTCGTCCTGAAGTTTGGCCAGTTCATCTGCTATTTCCCTGCCAACTAGGTCCGCTCTGGTGCTCAACACCTGGCCCAGTTTGATGAAGGTCGTCCCCAGCTCTTCGAGGACGAGTCTGAGGCGTACGGGGGCCGGTTCATGGATCTCCTCAGGGCTCCTTATGTAGAGTTTGAGGCTTTCAAATAACCTGTTTTTGAGGCCTATGGCCTCAAGTATGTTCCCGAAGTGGTACTTGCCCATTACCCTTACTATCTCCCTGAGGCGCCCCATGTCTGGCCTTTTATTATAGGGGGGTATCTTCATATTAACCACTTATTTAATGTATAATATTTAAACCTATTTTGCAGATATAGAATCTCCCTTTACATTTCATGGGTTTTTCACTGAATCATGGTGATCATATGAAGGCACTTTTCACTGTAACAGGTCGGGGAATGGGTGGAGACGCAATAACAGCACTAAACATAGCCAGTGCACTTGAGAAGAGAGGATTCGAATGCGAATTTGCACTTGATCACAGCGCCCCCGGGATACTCCTCAAAAAGAGGGGTATCGACTGGCACAGGGTCAGGATACCCCAGGCCGGAGGCCACGCAGCAAGCAGACTGAAACTACTGAAAGCTGCTTTCAGGACCCTGAGGGCGGTTTACGAGACAGGAAGGCTGATAAGGAAGATCAGACCCGATGTGGTTGTTGGCGTGATAGGCGGGGGCGCGGTGGTGGGCTGCCTTGCCGCAAAAATTACCGGAGTGCCTGCTGTGGGGGTTCTCATAACCCCAACCGATGCACGGGTCTGCACCCGCCTCAACAGGAACGTGGCGCTTCCAGAGTCCAACCTGTTCGGAAAGGACGTTGAGGGTGTTGAGAGTGTATATTCACCCATCAGCCCTGATATAACACTGGGGGATCCTGAAAGGGCCATTCAAAGGATGCCCCCTGAATTTGACCCTGATAAACCAACCATTGTTTTCTCCTCAGGTTCATCCCTCTTCAGGATGATGGCTG encodes the following:
- a CDS encoding glycosyltransferase → MKALFTVTGRGMGGDAITALNIASALEKRGFECEFALDHSAPGILLKKRGIDWHRVRIPQAGGHAASRLKLLKAAFRTLRAVYETGRLIRKIRPDVVVGVIGGGAVVGCLAAKITGVPAVGVLITPTDARVCTRLNRNVALPESNLFGKDVEGVESVYSPISPDITLGDPERAIQRMPPEFDPDKPTIVFSSGSSLFRMMAEAAVKMAESDVSANITVVGHPLREEYGRMVDHEGIINLGYIDWVSDLYSLADLAVLSDDGVMVHEAIAMRVPVVALRGVKYGRYHNMGAVFRGAVLETDLDGIDGAILRALEASDDMRRAAEAYSGDVIGAADRIAEIIEEEAVKSVS
- a CDS encoding AarF/ABC1/UbiB kinase family protein gives rise to the protein MKIPPYNKRPDMGRLREIVRVMGKYHFGNILEAIGLKNRLFESLKLYIRSPEEIHEPAPVRLRLVLEELGTTFIKLGQVLSTRADLVGREIADELAKLQDEAPPFPFRDVRRVIESELGMPLEDIFSEFQEEPIASASIGQVHRARLKSGEAVAVKVQRPGIAATVKSDIILMKYLAKLANDRIPGLEYYNLPGIVAEFERAIRKELDYHQEANNAERFRTMFLDDETVYAPYVYREYSTSKVLTMEYVEGVKLTEILESDIKFNARTIAERGARCYFKQIFIHGFFHADPHPGNILVQKGNVLCFLDFGMMGHLDRSFRDKLAELFILLMNYDVNGIVNQLRYMNILTEDTDLEEVKYDIIDLLDRYYGADVKKVGEILTEFTMPEMIMKHRIRIPRDFVLLARVMSMAEDLGERLDPRFNGLEVAWEMTYSLIRKRLNPLRNLEEVPSTLIELEHIVNDLPRGIIRALQRLEEGKLKMELEHRNLDEISRRIERSTNRISVAMLVSALIIGSSLVTIPKEALILQKFPFLGLFGFAVSFLIALALIISIIKSRRMT